One Chitinophaga sp. H8 DNA window includes the following coding sequences:
- a CDS encoding helix-turn-helix domain-containing protein, translating to MEAIVKLDSISAYNKMRGVATQHPLISMLDLSKARSLPEKTFNFSLYAIYLKELKCGELKYGRNNYDYQEGTLVFIAPGQVLGVQPRVTKAPELKGRALVFHPDLIKGTPLGKHIAEYSFFSYDANEALHLSEKERQIVLDCFEKIGYELEQSIDKHSKKLIAANIELFLNYCNRFYDRQFITRESIYGGIVERFEGVLNAYFSADTPQTMGLPSVAYCAGELHLSPNYFGDLIKKETGKSAQEYIQLKLIDIAKEKIFDTTKSVSEIAYELGFKYPQHFTRLFKKKVGYSPMEYRSLN from the coding sequence ATGGAAGCCATTGTAAAGCTGGATAGTATAAGCGCCTATAATAAAATGCGGGGAGTAGCCACTCAGCACCCGCTGATCAGTATGCTGGATCTGTCAAAAGCCAGATCACTACCTGAGAAAACATTCAATTTTAGCTTGTATGCCATCTACCTGAAGGAATTGAAGTGCGGAGAGCTGAAGTATGGGCGTAACAATTATGATTACCAGGAAGGCACCCTGGTATTTATAGCTCCTGGTCAGGTATTGGGGGTACAACCAAGAGTCACCAAAGCACCGGAGCTTAAAGGCCGGGCCTTGGTTTTTCATCCTGATCTGATAAAGGGGACGCCATTGGGAAAACATATTGCGGAATATTCTTTCTTTTCCTATGATGCGAATGAGGCACTTCATCTGTCTGAAAAGGAAAGGCAGATCGTACTGGATTGTTTTGAGAAAATCGGGTATGAGCTGGAGCAATCCATTGACAAGCACAGCAAAAAACTAATTGCCGCCAATATAGAACTGTTCCTGAATTATTGTAACAGGTTTTATGACAGGCAATTCATTACCCGCGAAAGTATTTATGGTGGCATTGTGGAAAGATTTGAGGGAGTACTGAACGCATATTTTTCCGCAGATACTCCCCAGACCATGGGTCTGCCGTCAGTAGCCTATTGTGCAGGCGAACTGCATTTATCCCCCAACTATTTTGGTGATCTTATCAAAAAAGAAACCGGAAAATCGGCACAGGAATATATTCAGTTGAAGCTGATAGATATTGCCAAGGAGAAAATATTTGATACCACCAAAAGCGTCAGTGAAATTGCCTATGAGCTGGGTTTCAAGTATCCCCAGCATTTTACCCGTTTGTTTAAGAAAAAGGTAGGCTACTCACCTATGGAGTACCGGAGCTTAAATTAA
- a CDS encoding ATP-binding protein: MNKVTVEWLQAIDAIKDVPASQLQWLIDQSEQEMIPAGELLFEAGTPIRGTTFIFSGKVRVYQPQKTGDREVSIMEARTITGYLPFSRGKVAALNGVAMEDTYIMRFPIDKMDMLIRTHFELTQALVHIMTSRVREFTSLQQQSEKMMALGKLSAGLAHELNNPAAAVVRGATSLKQHLQLLPESFKQIIAIRMPEEDVDIVNDKLFAVLQKKEKPTLSMMERSAQEDEIMDWLEEHGTTNSAEVAENFVDFGFTLEDLEGFKAHIPAAYISPIFNWINTNLVTEKMVTDIEDASQRIAHLVGSVKTFTHMDQGHDKQWADIHDGIRNTLVMLQHKIRKGQIIITEQFDNTLPPVKALIGELNQVWTNLIDNALDAMESNGNGVLEIKTEKSGTNVQVTITDNGPGIPEEIITRIFDPFFTTKEIGKGTGLGLDIVMQIIRQHRGTVKVTSMPGSTQFVVCLPING; encoded by the coding sequence ATGAACAAGGTTACTGTTGAATGGTTACAGGCTATTGATGCCATTAAGGATGTGCCGGCCAGTCAGCTGCAATGGCTGATTGATCAGAGCGAGCAGGAGATGATTCCCGCAGGGGAGCTGTTGTTTGAGGCCGGAACTCCTATCCGGGGCACCACCTTCATCTTCAGTGGTAAGGTACGGGTGTACCAGCCGCAAAAAACGGGCGACCGGGAGGTGAGTATCATGGAGGCGAGGACAATTACCGGTTATCTCCCTTTTTCAAGAGGTAAAGTTGCCGCGCTGAATGGAGTCGCTATGGAAGACACGTACATCATGCGTTTTCCCATTGATAAAATGGATATGCTGATCCGTACACATTTTGAGCTAACACAGGCATTGGTGCATATTATGACCAGCCGGGTGAGGGAGTTTACCTCTTTACAGCAGCAAAGTGAAAAGATGATGGCATTGGGAAAACTATCTGCCGGGCTGGCACATGAGCTGAACAATCCTGCCGCGGCAGTGGTACGGGGAGCTACCTCCCTGAAGCAGCATTTGCAGCTGCTGCCTGAATCCTTTAAACAGATCATTGCTATCCGCATGCCGGAAGAAGATGTGGATATCGTGAATGACAAGCTGTTTGCAGTATTACAAAAAAAGGAAAAACCAACGCTTTCCATGATGGAAAGGTCGGCCCAAGAGGATGAAATCATGGATTGGCTGGAGGAGCACGGCACCACCAATAGTGCAGAGGTAGCAGAAAATTTTGTTGATTTTGGATTTACCCTGGAAGACCTGGAAGGGTTTAAGGCGCATATTCCAGCGGCTTATATATCCCCCATCTTTAACTGGATCAATACAAACCTGGTTACGGAAAAGATGGTCACCGATATAGAAGATGCTTCCCAGCGCATAGCCCACCTGGTAGGGTCGGTAAAGACCTTTACACATATGGACCAGGGGCATGACAAACAGTGGGCCGATATTCACGATGGAATCAGGAATACGCTGGTGATGCTGCAGCATAAAATCCGCAAGGGGCAGATAATAATAACGGAGCAGTTTGACAATACCCTGCCGCCGGTAAAAGCATTGATCGGAGAGTTGAACCAGGTGTGGACCAATCTGATCGACAATGCGCTGGATGCCATGGAAAGTAATGGTAATGGTGTGTTGGAGATCAAAACGGAAAAGTCTGGTACCAATGTGCAGGTCACTATTACAGACAATGGGCCGGGTATTCCGGAAGAGATCATTACGCGGATCTTTGATCCGTTTTTTACTACCAAAGAAATTGGAAAAGGGACGGGGCTGGGATTGGATATCGTTATGCAGATCATCCGTCAGCATCGCGGTACGGTTAAAGTAACCAGTATGCCCGGCAGTACACAATTTGTTGTTTGCCTGCCCATCAATGGATAA
- a CDS encoding FAD-dependent oxidoreductase, with product MNLPIILCIDDDAQVLRAIVRDLKSKYRDNYRVISTTIVKEALDSLLELKNKGETVAMFISDQRMPDMEGVAFLEKAKTFYPEAKRVLLTAYSDTDAAIKAINTVQLDYYLVKPWAPPEEKLYPIIDELLDDWQNTYHPDFKGIKVVGYQFSQSSHAIKDFLAGNLIPYQWLDIQTAVEGSRLLSLNGLEVKDLPVIFFEDGTYLAHPTIIAIADKVGLNPRIKEEVYDVVIIGAGPAGLAAGVYGASEGLKTLLIERHAPGGQAGTSSRIENYLGFPAGLSGAELTRRAIAQATRLGTEFIAPQSVKDIQQVDGYNRIILQDDTCINTRSVVITTGVDYRKLPTKGIAEFTGAGIYYGAAMTEATACRDKEVYIVGGGNSAGQAAMYLSKFARNVYILVRKEDLTSTMSAYLIAQIKDTPNIHLKPKTEIVEARGSDKLEQLVLTQVDTHEREEVQADALYIFIGAKPFTDWIALNIIKDEKGFIETGRELKNYQHFNKIWKQQRDPYLLETSCPGIFAAGDVRANAMNRVASAVGEGSMAISFVHKYLAEVK from the coding sequence ATGAATTTACCAATCATTCTTTGCATTGATGATGATGCGCAGGTATTACGGGCGATTGTTCGTGACCTGAAAAGTAAGTACCGGGATAACTACCGGGTGATCAGCACCACGATTGTAAAAGAGGCACTGGACAGTTTGCTGGAGCTGAAGAATAAGGGAGAAACGGTAGCGATGTTTATTTCGGACCAGCGTATGCCGGATATGGAGGGAGTCGCTTTCCTGGAAAAGGCAAAGACATTTTATCCGGAAGCCAAACGTGTACTGCTTACTGCCTACTCTGATACCGATGCTGCTATAAAAGCTATCAATACCGTACAGCTGGATTATTACCTGGTGAAGCCCTGGGCACCACCGGAGGAGAAGCTATATCCAATTATCGATGAATTGCTGGACGACTGGCAAAACACGTATCATCCGGATTTTAAGGGCATCAAGGTAGTAGGGTATCAGTTTTCACAATCGTCTCATGCCATTAAAGATTTTCTGGCAGGTAATCTTATTCCTTATCAGTGGCTGGATATTCAGACAGCGGTAGAAGGCAGCCGTTTACTTTCCCTGAACGGGCTGGAAGTAAAAGACCTGCCGGTGATATTTTTTGAAGATGGTACCTATCTGGCGCATCCTACTATTATTGCCATTGCAGATAAGGTAGGTTTGAATCCAAGGATCAAGGAAGAGGTATATGATGTGGTGATTATAGGCGCCGGTCCGGCAGGATTGGCCGCCGGGGTATATGGCGCTTCCGAGGGATTAAAAACATTACTTATAGAAAGGCATGCCCCCGGCGGACAAGCAGGCACCAGCTCACGTATTGAAAACTACCTGGGATTTCCGGCAGGACTGAGCGGTGCAGAGCTGACACGCCGGGCTATTGCACAGGCCACCCGGCTGGGTACGGAGTTTATAGCCCCGCAATCAGTAAAAGATATTCAGCAGGTAGATGGGTATAACCGGATTATTCTGCAGGATGATACCTGTATTAATACCCGGAGTGTAGTGATCACCACAGGCGTAGACTACCGGAAGCTGCCCACCAAAGGTATTGCGGAATTTACCGGAGCAGGTATTTACTATGGTGCCGCGATGACAGAAGCCACGGCATGCAGAGATAAGGAAGTATATATTGTAGGAGGAGGGAATTCTGCAGGACAGGCAGCTATGTATCTATCCAAGTTTGCCAGAAATGTGTATATCCTTGTCCGTAAGGAAGACCTGACCAGCACGATGTCGGCCTACCTGATTGCGCAGATCAAGGACACCCCTAATATCCACCTGAAGCCTAAAACAGAGATTGTGGAAGCCCGTGGATCGGATAAGTTGGAACAGCTGGTATTAACGCAGGTAGATACCCATGAAAGAGAAGAAGTGCAGGCAGATGCCCTTTACATCTTTATCGGAGCCAAGCCATTTACAGACTGGATTGCCCTGAATATTATCAAAGATGAAAAGGGATTTATTGAAACGGGGCGGGAGTTGAAAAACTACCAGCATTTTAACAAGATCTGGAAACAACAGCGGGATCCCTATCTGCTGGAAACCAGTTGCCCGGGTATTTTTGCGGCAGGCGATGTGCGTGCCAATGCCATGAACCGGGTAGCCTCTGCTGTAGGGGAAGGCTCTATGGCCATCAGTTTTGTACATAAGTATCTTGCGGAAGTTAAATAG
- a CDS encoding UBP-type zinc finger domain-containing protein, with protein sequence MTQNEFCQHIREIHELKVAQKHECAECIKTNSEWVHLRTCQTCGVTLCCDDSPNRHMTGHYHQTHHPVVSSAEPGERWLWCYEDDAFVEY encoded by the coding sequence ATGACACAAAACGAATTTTGTCAGCATATCAGAGAAATCCACGAGCTTAAAGTGGCACAAAAGCATGAATGTGCCGAATGTATAAAAACAAACAGTGAATGGGTGCATCTGCGCACCTGTCAAACCTGCGGGGTAACATTATGTTGTGACGACTCTCCCAACAGGCATATGACGGGGCATTATCATCAAACCCATCACCCTGTAGTATCTTCCGCAGAGCCAGGAGAACGGTGGTTGTGGTGTTATGAAGATGATGCCTTTGTGGAATACTGA
- a CDS encoding YhcH/YjgK/YiaL family protein produces the protein MILDTLQNAHLYHGLGPKFVKAFEYLAKTDFNALEKGKYEIDGKNIFAIVNEYDTVDPSGERMEAHRKYIDIQYVVSGAELVGHDLLLQKTPSQPYDEPTDFMLFDEKPAFFTKLDQDQFAVFFPSDLHMPNLRIDEPIPVKKVVIKISVNDIPH, from the coding sequence ATGATACTAGACACTTTACAGAACGCACACCTTTACCACGGCCTTGGACCCAAATTCGTCAAAGCTTTTGAATACCTGGCCAAAACCGATTTTAACGCACTGGAAAAAGGGAAATATGAAATTGATGGGAAAAATATCTTTGCCATTGTGAATGAATACGATACCGTAGACCCTTCCGGAGAACGTATGGAAGCCCACAGGAAATACATTGACATACAATATGTTGTGAGTGGCGCGGAACTCGTTGGGCACGATTTACTGCTCCAGAAAACACCTTCCCAGCCATATGATGAACCCACCGATTTTATGCTGTTTGATGAAAAACCGGCGTTCTTTACCAAACTGGACCAGGACCAGTTTGCGGTTTTCTTCCCCTCCGATCTGCATATGCCTAACCTTCGCATTGACGAGCCCATACCAGTTAAAAAGGTAGTGATCAAAATAAGCGTGAACGATATCCCTCATTGA
- a CDS encoding sensor histidine kinase: MIFSWVIGVFILVVLAVSGYRLYQERAALMTEVAAQRTLVSQQCEQIAEMNIMLKMKVLQARLNPHFLFNSLNAIQYFITADDKKASLQYISRFAGFLRKTIHFGDELAIHLQDEAELIKDYLVLEQFRFPDRFEYEIDLPEELHLERIPPFLTHGLLEEALYKGVLHLGKEEKGKIAVVLRAHAEGLALEVTDNGASGTFVQGMEERAALFSRRIQLFNEQHHRKIRLEHRKEVMEGGIALNRAVIIIG, encoded by the coding sequence ATGATATTCAGTTGGGTAATAGGGGTTTTCATATTGGTAGTGCTGGCTGTATCAGGTTACAGGTTATACCAGGAGAGAGCGGCGTTGATGACGGAGGTGGCAGCACAGCGGACATTGGTAAGCCAGCAGTGTGAACAGATAGCAGAGATGAACATTATGCTGAAAATGAAGGTTTTGCAAGCGAGGCTCAACCCCCACTTTTTATTTAACTCCCTCAATGCCATTCAATACTTTATCACGGCAGATGATAAAAAAGCTTCCCTTCAGTATATCAGCCGTTTTGCAGGCTTTCTTCGTAAAACGATCCATTTTGGTGATGAGCTGGCTATACACCTGCAGGATGAAGCGGAGCTGATCAAAGATTACCTGGTGCTGGAGCAATTCCGGTTTCCTGACCGTTTTGAATATGAAATTGATTTACCGGAAGAACTTCATCTGGAACGTATTCCACCTTTTTTAACCCATGGCCTATTAGAAGAAGCCTTGTATAAAGGAGTGCTGCATCTTGGGAAAGAAGAGAAAGGGAAGATAGCGGTAGTCCTGAGAGCGCATGCAGAAGGGCTGGCATTGGAGGTAACGGATAATGGCGCAAGCGGCACCTTTGTACAGGGGATGGAAGAACGGGCAGCATTGTTCAGCCGCCGTATCCAGTTGTTCAACGAACAGCATCACCGGAAGATCCGGCTGGAACACCGTAAGGAAGTGATGGAAGGCGGTATAGCACTGAACCGGGCAGTGATTATCATCGGATAA
- a CDS encoding LytR/AlgR family response regulator transcription factor, with product MKFKALIVEDEMLSRNFLSNLVREFCPQLELAGIVSNVADAVRFINTQSPQLVFLDIEMQTGTGFDVLKQTHHHDFHVIFTTAFDHYAIQAIKFSAVDYLLKPINLEELEQAVDKAIKQITGRQEDNRLELLLKNLHRPAGDDFCISLSTSEGVDFIPLSIIIRLEAKGPYTTFYLKDGRQIMVSRNLKEYEISLQEHGFFRIHNSYMINLKDVKRWVKTDGGYAVMSDDAMVAISPKKKDEFMALMTKRMV from the coding sequence ATGAAATTCAAGGCATTAATTGTAGAAGATGAAATGCTGAGCCGGAACTTCCTGTCTAATCTTGTCCGGGAATTTTGCCCGCAGTTGGAGCTGGCAGGTATTGTCAGCAACGTAGCAGATGCCGTCAGGTTTATTAACACCCAGTCCCCGCAACTTGTTTTCCTGGATATTGAAATGCAGACAGGTACTGGTTTCGATGTATTGAAACAAACCCATCACCACGATTTTCATGTTATTTTCACGACTGCTTTTGATCATTATGCTATTCAGGCCATTAAGTTCAGTGCAGTAGATTATTTATTGAAGCCTATCAACCTGGAAGAGCTGGAGCAGGCGGTAGATAAAGCGATAAAACAAATAACAGGCCGTCAGGAAGATAACCGGCTGGAGTTGTTGTTGAAGAACCTGCATAGACCTGCGGGGGATGATTTTTGTATCAGCCTTTCTACCTCAGAAGGGGTAGATTTTATTCCTTTGTCGATCATTATCCGGCTGGAAGCCAAAGGCCCTTATACTACTTTTTATCTGAAGGATGGCCGCCAGATCATGGTGAGCCGGAATTTGAAGGAATATGAGATTTCCTTACAGGAGCATGGATTTTTCAGGATTCATAACTCTTATATGATCAACCTGAAGGATGTAAAGCGGTGGGTAAAAACAGATGGTGGTTATGCGGTGATGAGTGATGATGCCATGGTGGCCATCTCTCCTAAAAAGAAAGATGAATTTATGGCATTGATGACAAAGCGGATGGTTTGA
- a CDS encoding ATP-binding protein has product MKNAEQVKALQEKVRTLEAENAALRNPGQLHSNEPSVKVPEIFQSIFRKAEENVRQYFSRISRDPSRGIIEINQERYVLIRASALSKDFLDNILRLYADRGESEAFSIGRNFLFDISHAIGMNDAKAFHARLNVTDPLSKLSAGPLHFAYTGWAFVDILPESNPTPDDNFYLLYHHPFSFEADAWIRSGTVAKSAVCIMSAGYSSGWCEESFGIPLTAVEVSCRAKGDKQCTFIMSPPHMIEKHIRQFAKANRKHEFRKTPPEIPTFFLRKTVEEQMEKARLLAEESSRAKSDFVANMSHELRTPLGAILGFTELLKKTKLDHKQNEYLTAICASGSNLLATINDIMDLSKLDAKKIRFESVAILLPELLQSVELMLTSKIRHKGLEYTTIVDSELHKPLLSDSARLTQILLNIIGNAIKFTDKGSITVACEVVEETQQGVQVRFRIKDTGIGIAPGKQQHIFERFTQADTAISRKYGGSGLGLAITRELVELMGGTVTLTSKVHKGAEFVVQLPFLKAARRVKDLQPSPQTIAGNGLHVLVVEDNLLNQKMTRIMLTNNGFTVSGVNSGTKAISFLKKNTADLILMDLQIPGMDGYLTTKKIRETLNLKIPIIAITAHAFNGEKAKCLAAGMNDYLSKPFRESDLLATMAAALPSALINLDFLREQTRNNLTFIKDMIRTFVRQTPKAIETLQKAALKNDGETVYKIAHTLRTSVSFFGLQTHIGEDLLHIQNTRQAPTEQLEKIKMVCEQAITELQRIKPSALSSMP; this is encoded by the coding sequence ATGAAAAATGCGGAACAGGTAAAAGCACTGCAGGAAAAGGTCCGGACACTGGAAGCCGAAAATGCGGCTTTACGCAATCCCGGCCAGCTCCATTCCAATGAGCCATCTGTTAAGGTGCCCGAAATATTTCAGTCCATCTTCCGGAAAGCAGAAGAAAACGTCCGGCAATACTTCTCCCGTATCTCCCGCGACCCTTCCAGGGGCATCATCGAGATCAATCAGGAAAGGTATGTGCTGATCAGGGCTTCTGCTTTATCCAAAGACTTCCTGGATAATATCCTCCGCCTGTATGCCGACAGGGGCGAAAGTGAGGCATTCAGCATTGGCAGAAACTTCCTCTTCGATATTTCACATGCTATCGGTATGAATGATGCGAAAGCCTTCCATGCCAGGCTAAATGTAACGGATCCGCTGTCCAAACTCTCTGCGGGCCCACTCCATTTTGCCTATACCGGCTGGGCTTTTGTAGATATCCTCCCGGAAAGTAATCCTACCCCGGACGATAACTTTTACCTGCTCTACCATCATCCCTTTTCTTTTGAGGCGGATGCCTGGATAAGATCTGGTACCGTAGCAAAGTCTGCAGTATGTATTATGAGTGCCGGATACTCTTCCGGCTGGTGCGAAGAGAGCTTCGGCATTCCACTCACAGCGGTGGAAGTCAGCTGCCGGGCAAAGGGAGATAAACAATGTACTTTTATCATGTCGCCCCCGCACATGATCGAAAAACATATCCGGCAATTTGCTAAGGCAAACCGCAAACATGAATTCAGAAAAACACCTCCGGAAATTCCTACTTTCTTTTTAAGAAAAACAGTGGAAGAACAAATGGAAAAAGCCCGCTTACTGGCGGAAGAATCCTCCCGGGCAAAATCAGACTTCGTCGCTAATATGAGCCATGAACTCCGGACACCGCTCGGCGCTATCCTGGGCTTTACCGAATTGCTGAAGAAAACAAAACTGGATCATAAACAAAACGAATATCTCACCGCTATTTGTGCTTCAGGAAGTAATCTGCTGGCTACCATCAACGATATCATGGACCTCAGTAAGCTGGATGCCAAAAAGATCCGGTTTGAATCTGTTGCCATCCTCCTGCCGGAATTGTTACAGTCTGTAGAACTCATGCTCACTTCCAAAATCCGGCATAAGGGGCTGGAATATACCACCATAGTGGATAGTGAACTGCATAAACCCCTGCTAAGCGATAGCGCCCGGCTCACACAGATTCTGCTCAATATCATTGGCAATGCTATTAAATTTACAGATAAAGGCAGCATTACCGTGGCCTGCGAAGTAGTGGAAGAAACCCAACAAGGGGTACAGGTCCGGTTCCGCATCAAAGACACCGGGATTGGTATTGCGCCGGGCAAACAACAACATATCTTCGAACGCTTTACCCAGGCGGATACCGCTATTTCCCGCAAATATGGCGGCTCCGGACTGGGCCTTGCAATTACCCGTGAACTGGTAGAACTGATGGGAGGTACCGTCACACTTACCAGCAAAGTGCATAAGGGCGCAGAATTTGTGGTGCAATTGCCATTCCTCAAAGCAGCCCGGCGTGTAAAAGATCTGCAACCCAGCCCCCAGACAATAGCTGGCAATGGCCTGCATGTACTGGTAGTGGAGGATAATCTGCTGAATCAGAAAATGACCCGCATCATGCTGACAAATAACGGCTTTACTGTGAGCGGGGTCAACAGCGGGACAAAGGCCATCTCATTCCTGAAAAAAAACACCGCAGATCTTATCCTGATGGACCTGCAGATACCGGGCATGGATGGTTATCTTACCACAAAGAAAATCCGGGAAACCTTAAACCTGAAAATCCCGATCATCGCCATTACCGCACATGCCTTTAATGGCGAAAAGGCAAAATGCCTGGCGGCAGGGATGAACGACTACCTCTCTAAACCTTTCCGGGAAAGTGACCTCCTGGCTACCATGGCGGCAGCTTTGCCCTCCGCGCTGATCAACCTGGACTTCCTGCGCGAACAAACGCGCAACAACCTCACTTTTATAAAAGATATGATCCGCACCTTTGTACGGCAAACGCCCAAAGCCATTGAAACCCTCCAAAAAGCGGCGCTTAAAAATGACGGGGAAACGGTGTACAAGATCGCACATACTTTAAGAACCTCTGTGAGCTTCTTCGGGTTACAAACACATATAGGGGAAGATCTGCTTCATATTCAAAATACCAGACAAGCACCTACGGAACAATTGGAAAAAATAAAAATGGTATGCGAACAGGCCATCACAGAATTACAACGGATCAAACCATCCGCTTTGTCATCAATGCCATAA
- a CDS encoding flavin-containing monooxygenase gives MKHIGIIGAGLSGLATAKAFLQQGYEVTIIEKAAAIGGVWEQRRSYLGVATQTTRDEYAFSDFPMPAYYPLWPSGEQVQQYLEKYAMHFQVFPRIRFHTTVLQLRFNQEEWEMEVYDAIKSSIEILRFHFVAICTGTFHQPEIPAFKGMESFTGTILHSSQVNDAALLKNKSVAVVGFAKSATDIATLAAGIARECHLLYRKAQWKVPRYFGNLLNMRYLLFSRFSEAFFDAPRKTAFQKFLHTAGKPLVWAQWRGLELLLKKQFKLKACGMAPQHRIEDQISCSLGVAPEGFYQKVASGLIKAQQTEIDHFDGNKLILRNGQVLTPDVVVCGTGFSQELPFLEPRYRELVLDKTTGYQLFRNILHPQVPQLGFIGYNSSLFTTLTSEVAANWLVRYVQQSLQLPSPEEMIGDIQFMSQWRRNGRPIAAEFSGTCVAPFNFMHLDQLMRDMGLATTATRWTLYEFFKPINPKDYRILLQRTLKKESPQAPVYQTTEIAP, from the coding sequence ATGAAACATATTGGTATTATCGGCGCAGGCCTCAGCGGTCTGGCCACTGCAAAGGCTTTCCTCCAACAAGGATATGAAGTAACCATCATCGAAAAAGCTGCCGCCATTGGTGGTGTTTGGGAACAGCGTCGTTCCTACCTGGGCGTGGCTACTCAAACTACCCGTGATGAATATGCCTTTTCAGATTTCCCGATGCCGGCATATTATCCGCTTTGGCCTTCTGGCGAACAGGTACAACAATACCTGGAGAAATACGCCATGCATTTCCAGGTTTTCCCCAGGATACGTTTTCATACTACGGTACTCCAACTCCGGTTTAATCAGGAGGAATGGGAAATGGAGGTATATGATGCCATTAAAAGCAGCATAGAAATACTGAGATTTCACTTTGTTGCCATCTGCACCGGCACTTTTCATCAACCGGAGATTCCTGCATTCAAAGGCATGGAAAGTTTTACCGGTACCATCCTGCATTCCAGTCAGGTAAATGATGCGGCGCTGCTCAAAAACAAGTCGGTTGCGGTGGTAGGCTTTGCCAAGTCTGCTACGGATATTGCCACTTTAGCTGCCGGCATCGCCAGGGAATGTCACCTGCTCTACCGGAAAGCACAATGGAAGGTTCCCCGCTATTTTGGCAACCTGCTGAATATGCGTTACCTGTTGTTCTCCCGCTTTTCAGAAGCGTTCTTTGATGCACCCCGTAAAACAGCTTTCCAGAAATTCCTGCATACTGCAGGCAAACCGTTGGTCTGGGCACAATGGCGCGGACTGGAACTGTTACTTAAAAAACAATTCAAGCTGAAAGCCTGCGGTATGGCTCCGCAACACCGCATTGAAGACCAGATCAGTTGCAGCCTGGGAGTGGCCCCGGAAGGCTTTTATCAAAAAGTAGCCAGCGGGCTGATCAAAGCACAACAAACAGAGATCGATCATTTTGATGGCAACAAACTGATACTGCGTAATGGTCAGGTGCTGACGCCTGACGTAGTGGTTTGCGGTACCGGATTTTCTCAGGAACTCCCCTTCCTGGAACCCCGATACCGCGAGCTGGTGCTGGATAAAACAACCGGCTATCAGTTGTTCCGGAATATCCTTCATCCACAGGTACCTCAGCTTGGCTTTATAGGCTATAACTCCAGCCTCTTTACCACACTTACATCAGAAGTGGCGGCCAACTGGCTGGTACGTTATGTACAGCAATCGCTGCAGTTACCTTCCCCCGAAGAGATGATCGGGGATATCCAATTCATGTCGCAGTGGCGCCGGAATGGCCGCCCCATTGCAGCAGAATTCAGCGGCACCTGTGTGGCACCTTTTAATTTCATGCACCTGGACCAGCTGATGCGGGATATGGGACTGGCTACAACTGCTACCCGCTGGACGCTTTATGAATTTTTCAAGCCCATTAACCCAAAAGATTATCGTATTTTGCTACAGCGCACTTTAAAAAAGGAGTCTCCCCAAGCTCCTGTTTACCAAACAACCGAAATCGCTCCATAA